The Populus trichocarpa isolate Nisqually-1 chromosome 11, P.trichocarpa_v4.1, whole genome shotgun sequence genome has a segment encoding these proteins:
- the LOC18103522 gene encoding protein YELLOW LEAF 1, choloroplastic codes for MLPFSASNISSVPVSVPAKTRGQCKGQIKQTGQGPLGLATQLQPIDRIKPFVHSSRKRSASIICSAAMNARCSTSGQTQTVLKETPTITKAPVREPTKTPQLDDGGPGLPPRDDGDGGGGGGGGGGNWSGGFFFFGFLAFLGFLKDKESEGDYRDSRRR; via the exons ATGTTGCCCTTTTCTGCAAGTAATATCAGCTCTGTGCCTGTTTCTGTGCCAG CGAAGACAAGGGGTCAATGCAAGGGCCAAATTAAGCAAACAGGACAAGGTCCACTTGGACTTGCTACACAATTACAGCCTATTGATAGAATAAAACCCTTTGTACATTCAAGTAGAAAGCGATCTGCCTCTATTATATGTTCTGCTGCTATG AATGCAAGATGCTCTACTTCAGGGCAAACTCAAACTGTTCTTAAGGAGACACCTACAATTACCAAGGCTCCTGTACGAG AACCAACGAAGACACCTCAACTTGATGACGGAGGACCTGGGCTCCCACCCCGTGATGacggtgatggtggtggtggtggaggtggaggaggaggaaacTGGTCAGGTGGATTCTTCTTCTTTGGCTTTCTTGCTTTTCTAGGGTTCTTAAAAGACAAAGAGAGCGAGGGAGACTACCGGGACAGCAggagaagataa
- the LOC18103521 gene encoding putative germin-like protein 2-1: MASSILFFGFLAFSLSYVLASDPSSLQDFCVADENSNVIVNGLACKDPKEVQADDFSFSGLHLAGNTSNAVGSRATTVNVAQIPGLNTLGISLVRIDYAPWGINPPHTHPRGSEILTVIEGSLEVGFVTSSPENRLITKVLQKGDVFVFPIGLVHFQRNVGNGNAVAIAALSSQNPGVITIANAMFGSTPEIPSDILVKAFQLDKNVVNYLQSRF; encoded by the exons ATGGCTTCTTCCATTCTTTTCTTCGGATTCCTTGCTTTTTCCTTGAGCTATGTCCTAGCATCGGATCCAAGCTCCCTTCAAGATTTCTGTGTGGCAGATGAAAACAGTAATG TGATAGTGAATGGTTTGGCTTGCAAGGATCCCAAAGAGGTTCAAGCTGATGACTTCTCCTTCAGTGGACTTCACTTGGCAGGCAACACTTCAAATGCTGTAGGGTCTAGGGCAACCACAGTAAACGTAGCCCAGATACCAGGGCTTAACACACTTGGAATCTCTCTTGTTCGCATCGACTACGCACCATGGGGCATTAACCCTCCTCACACACACCCTCGTGGATCCGAAATCTTGACTGTCATTGAAGGCAGTCTTGAGGTTGGGTTCGTGACATCCAGCCCTGAAAACCGTCTCATCACAAAAGTTCTACAAAAGGGTGATGTGTTTGTATTTCCTATTGGTCTCGTTCACTTTCAGAGAAATGTTGGAAATGGCAACGCCGTAGCCATTGCAGCTCTGAGCAGCCAAAATCCAGGCGTCATTACCATTGCCAATGCGATGTTTGGCTCCACCCCAGAGATCCCAAGTGACATTCTAGTGAAGGCTTTCCAGTTGGACAAGAATGTTGTCAACTACCTTCAATCCAGGTTCTAA
- the LOC18103523 gene encoding obg-like ATPase 1, with translation MPPKASKSKEAPAERPILGRFSSHLKIGIVGLPNVGKSTLFNTLTKLSIPAENFPFCTIEPNEARVNIPDERFEWLCQLFKPKSEVSAFLEIHDIAGLVRGAHQGQGLGNSFLSHIRAVDGIFHVLRAFEDPDIIHVDDIVDPVRDLEVISAELRLKDIEFIERRIEDVEKSMKRSNDKQLKIELELCQKVKAWLEEEKDVRLGEWKAADIEILNTFQLLTAKPVVYLINMNEKDYQRKKNKFLPKIHAWVQEHGGETIIPFSCILERTLADMLPDEAAKYCEENKLQSCLPKILKIGFSAINLIYFFTAGPDEVKCWQIRRQTKAPQAAGTIHTDFERGFICAEVMKFDDLKELGSESAVKAAGKYKQEGKTYVVQDGDIIFFKFNVSGGGKK, from the exons atgccaCCAAAAGCATCGAAATCCAAAGAAGCACCGGCAGAGAGGCCGATTCTTGGCCGATTCTCGTCGCACCTCAAGATCGGCATT gTTGGATTGCCGAATGTAGGGAAATCTACCCTTTTTAATACTCTGACGAAGCTGTCAATACCGGCTGAAAACTTCCCGTTTTGCACCATTGAGCCTAATGAGGCTAGGGTTAATATTCCTGACGAGAGATTCGAGTGGCTCTGCCAGCTGTTTAAGCCGAAAAGCGAG GTTTCAGCATTCTTGGAGATTCATGATATAGCTGGATTGGTTAGAGGTGCACATCAAGGTCAAGGATTGGGGAACAGTTTCTTATCTCACATTCGTGCTGTTGATggcatttttcatgttttgc GAGCATTTGAGGATCCTGATATTATCCATGTTGACGACATTGTGGATCCGGTTAGAGATCTTGAAGTTATTAGCGCAGAGCTACGACTGAAG GATATTGAGTTCATAGAGAGGAGGATAGAGGATGTTGAGAAGAGCATGAAGAGGAGCAATGATAAGCAGTTAAAAATAGAGCTGGAGTTGTGtcaaaag GTCAAGGCTTGGCTTGAGGAAGAGAAAGATGTCCGTTTAGGAGAATGGAAAGCTGCTGATATCGAGATATTGAATACTTTTCAGTTGCTTACTGCCAAGCCAGTTGTCTACTTG ATTAACATGAATGAAAAGGATTAccaaagaaagaagaacaagTTTTTGCCCAAGATACATGCATG GGTGCAGGAACATGGCGGTGAAACCATTATTCCTTTCAGCTGTATATTAGAGAGAACTCTTGCTGATATGCTACCAGATGAAGCAGCTAAGTATTGTGAGGAGAACAAGTTACAAAG TTGCCTTCCAAAGATCTTAAAGATTGGATTTTCAGCAATTAATCTAATTTACTTTTTCACAGCTGGCCCTGACGAG GTGAAATGTTGGCAAATCAGACGACAGACAAAAGCCCCCCAAGCTGCAGGGACTATCCATACTGATTTTGAAAGAGGATTTATATGTGCTGag GTCATGAAATTCGATGATCTGAAGGAGCTTGGTAGTGAGTCAGCTGTTAAG GCTGCTGGGAAGTATAAGCAGGAGGGGAAGACATACGTTGTCCAAGATGGAGACATAATATTCTTCAAGTTCAATGTGTCTGGGGGTGGAAAGAAGTga